A window from Cyanobacteriota bacterium encodes these proteins:
- the purN gene encoding phosphoribosylglycinamide formyltransferase, producing the protein EAIANGQLNAHLQVLVYNNPGAGVAARAQRRNIPAVLHNHRDYPQREQFDQQIVQTLQAYEVEWVIMAGWMRRVTQVMIDAFPQRMLNIHPSLLPSFPGIRAVEQALAVGVKLSGCTVHIVTLAVDSGPIVMQAAVPVFPDDTAETLQARIHVQEHRIFPLAIAQVIADQRIRSMAQ; encoded by the coding sequence GAGGCGATCGCTAACGGCCAGCTAAACGCTCATCTTCAAGTGCTGGTCTACAACAACCCAGGGGCTGGAGTAGCAGCCCGTGCCCAGCGTCGCAATATACCAGCAGTGCTTCATAACCATCGAGACTATCCCCAACGCGAACAGTTTGACCAGCAGATTGTGCAAACTCTCCAAGCCTATGAGGTGGAATGGGTGATTATGGCCGGGTGGATGCGGCGCGTTACTCAAGTGATGATAGATGCCTTCCCGCAGCGGATGTTGAATATCCATCCCAGTTTATTACCTAGCTTTCCAGGCATTCGGGCTGTAGAACAGGCTCTAGCAGTCGGGGTAAAGCTGTCAGGTTGCACAGTGCACATAGTGACGCTGGCTGTAGATAGTGGCCCGATCGTCATGCAGGCAGCAGTACCCGTATTCCCCGATGACACAGCAGAAACCTTGCAGGCCCGTATTCATGTGCAAGAGCATCGAATTTTTCCCCTAGCGATCGCCCAAGTAATTGCCGATCAGCGAATCCGTTCAATGGCACAATGA